tttattcattttgactcCTCTTTAgagaaataataataataaaaccTTTACTTGGTTCGGTAGTCATTCTCCTACAACCGATCCACGAACTCTGTCTGCAAGGAAAAACAAggcaaacaaaatgaacaacaatatTTATTCTTTAGCGCACATTTATaatttacttgaaatttgaagccacGTCAACTTTGGCGAAACATGAATCATCAAGTCGCTAGTGGGAAATGGGCAGTGGGCAGGGCGGCAGACACCTAGTAGGCCCTGGCCGAGGCCCGGTAACCCTCCATGACAGTTCAAGAAAACCGAAGCTAAATTTCCAGGTCTTTGATTTCAACGGTGGAGAGCTTTCGGGGAGGTTTCGTGCCCGAAATCTCCCGATCTTGCCCAGACTCTACTCTGCGAATGGTTAAACTGACGTCATTGGGCGTATTCGGATTGGATTCCTCCAATTTCGAGAAGTAATTCTGTGCAAACATCTCCCACGCAGCAATTTCCGCCAAGGCTTGCTCGCTGACCTCGGTTCGGAGGTTTTGATTCGTTGTCGACGATGAGGCTGAGGAGTAGGAGTCAAAATTCCGAGACGAACTGGCCTCTTCGTTGTTTGTACTAGAATTCGAGCTTTTGCGCGAACTGGCCGTGGAACTGGAATCGAAGCTCATGGTGGAACTGCCATAACTGTAGGCCGCCCCATTTTCCGGGGAGCTCTCCACCGAATGTCTTCCGGATTTGTTGGACGTCTTCCGGGTCTTGTGTTTGCGGGGGAGTGTCTTGCTTAAACCTAGGGTGGCCAGTTCCTCTTGCACGTCGCTGATATTAAAAGTCCGGCTCCGCTTGACGCTGTTCGAGAAGTTGTTaaggaattttgaattcaaCTTCTGGGCGGATTGAAACCGGGAACTCAGTTTGGGCTTGGGCCCGTGGAGCGGGATGGGACAGGCCGTAGAGCCCAAATTGGGCCCACTGCCAAAGTGATTGAAACCACTCTGAACTCTGGCTTTGGCCCGATTGATCCGCTCCTCAAGACCACCTTGACCTCGCCGACCGGCATTCCCGTTGACATGGGCCGTTACCACGATCTCCGGAGCCGAATTTCGGTTCTCCAACGGGGGCAGATTGTGCGggttttgcttgattttgtaAGGTCGAGGGTTCGTGGCATAACCCGATACGCTCGATTGACCTTTGATTGACTGCTCCCCGTGGACACGTGTCATGGCCTCCTGGAAAGAGGGGAATAATTGTGATACATGTCGAACAATAACGGCAATTCCCAAGAATGGAGCTACTAATTCGAGTCTCTGAAATGCCTCTCATTAAACCCATCGGATAATTGTAATTGCTGTATGACCTAAATTCCCGGGCCGGCCCTCCTGCGTCGTCAAATTCACTTTAATTGCGGAATTAATTAATTTGCTTTAGGCTAGCAGCGCCTAAATAAGGTACTTAGTGTGATGAAGGGCAAAGACCTCCTGGCCGTAATTTTGGCGGAGATAACATTTGACATTTAAATGGTATACCTGAATATCCAAGGGATCAAGATTGGGGAGTGAATGTCTGCTCACACCCATGCCAAATATATCGTCCAACTCATGAGCTTTAAGCAACCGTGGACTGGTGGGCGTGGCAATCACAAGATCCGAGGTAGACACTGAGTTGATGCCCTTGGGGTTGTGGGTCAGCTTGGaacctgaagaaggaaaacaattcGAAATTCATATTGATGCCCTGAAATCACATGGGGGAAGTTATTCAAGGCTGATTCATTCGTAGCTCTCTGATTGCTTTAATGCAATAATCCGATTACTACTTTGTGTAAGGTACATTTTGTGCTTTCAACGAAATTATGTGGTCAAAAGAATCCGTTCACGTGGTCAGAAATTGTGTTTCAACCCTTGATGTGCAAATACGTTGCTCAAGTCCATTACTTCGTTGCCGGACAGAACTTGAtgatttatatatatataaagagagagagagattgcatcTCCGTAGAAACCCCCAAACCCTCGAAATTGACTCCTCGCCAAATGTAGGCTAACTTAAGATGGATAGTAATGAGCTCTCAAGCCCTCGTTAATAATACGGGGGGAAACCATCTCCCGCACTTTTTCTCGATGCCTCAGAAAAAGAGAATGATGTTTCTCGTAAGTTCTAAAtcatctcatcatcatcttaaTCATTATCGAGAAAATCAttccgagaaagaaaaggagagatcttgttcattttcaatggcttgcTGACCAGACCAGCCAGCTGAACCATccaatccaaccaaccaaccatggGTGATACTTAAAGCATCCCCCAATCTAGTTCCGCAACGCTAATGATGTCCGTCGAAATTGAGCGGACTAACTGTCCGTACTTTTCGAGATATTTCTTTTCGAGTACCTACTCTTCTTATGTACAAGAGTCCAGGATACTATTCACTTAAAGGCAAGGAAGGTGTTGCAGAAAAGAGAAAACCCATTCTATTTGATGAAGTTATCAGTGGAATTAGTTGTGGCCAaatggaggagaaggaggaggagaagaggaaaaggcAAATGGCAAATGGCTCGCCATCTTCCTCCCGGAATCAGACCTTAATCTGAATTTGAGTGTCTCTTTTCTCCTGGCTAATCATCTCATTCACCTGTTGGGTGGTCATGGATATAATCTCGACCGCATTCCACGGACTTTGGTCGTTGGTTGCGCCGTTTGCCTCGGAAATCGATTGCATTGCTTAACATGCGCAATGGATTGCGACGACCTGAAACGAATAAAAACATGCACATCAGCGGGGTTTGTCAGTAGCCAAGCGGAATTATCCTCAGTCGATCGGTTCATGTACGACTGACAGCAGGCTTTGGAAACTTAATCATAATCATCACCAgtggttgattggttgggtTTGTGATTCGCAATCCATTAGTGCTTAACAAAAAGATAGCGAGAAGAGCATAAGATATGATGAGAGGAAACTGGATCCCTCCTTGATCGGCGGATTTAGAGGGATCGTGTATCACTTGAGTCCCCTAATTAAATTCTTTGGTCGTCTTTGAGATCTCCTCGAGAAGACATCtgtgtcaatgaaaattaacGGTGGCAAACTTATTACGATATATTGTAATTGTTGCACGCAGGAGACCCCAATTACAAGGAGAAAAAGATATTTATCAAAAATGCCCGGCTAATTTGTTCCGCGAAAAAGCTTCCCCTCCATGCAATCGTTTTTCCCTTAAGAGGGCCCACAAATTCCATGTCTCTCTgtaaatttgccaaaattgcaaaaccataaaaaatACCATACGTTTTATAGTCACCCTTGCTACAAGTTTAAGcgttgccattttttgcaccTACCTGCCCGTGGTGACGAGTCAGGCGAAGATTTGACCTGAGCTTGGACAGACTTGCGAATCATGCTGGAAAATGGTTTCTTATTTTCATCCTGATTGCTTCCACTGGTGCtagtgttggtgttggtgttggtggtggtggtggtattgtttttattgttgttgctctttttCAGGCTGCCGTTCGTGGCCTTCTTGAGAGTCAAGGCGGGATCACTTCCGGATCGGATTCGACTCTCGGCCAGAAATTTGGCGGCAGCAAACGGAAATGGAGGCGAGACTTTCCGCAAGGGTGACGCCCTGTTACTCCCGCCGCCCAATGATGTGAAACTCTCTGGAGAACCCTGCAGATCCATCTCACTGCGCCATTTGACTGAATTTCCATCAGAAGACGCCCCCGTGTCATTTCCCAAGAGCCCTGAAAGAAAATAGAGAATGAGAttggattgatttgattgGCATGTGATCTATGAAAGATTGGTGCATGTTTCGGTTCTACCAGATAGTCGTTTTAGATGTGAGTGATTTCTCtctaaaaatgtttgaaataagATGAAACCAGAACCTGAGGCCTCCTTGAAACATTGTCACGATTGTGTTCATAAGCGTGTTCTTGCCAGGCACTTGTAGATTTGTAGTTTGATTTATGATGAATCCAAAACTGTTCAATTTAGTTGTGGTAAAGCCAGTTTGACAACACCCGCAAAAAAGGCCGTCAACATTACTCCATCAAGTTGTCCAATCTGCTTTGACTTAGGTTTGCAAATTTTCCGAATCAGTCGTCTTCTGAGCTTTAACGATCGGAGGCGGATTGCTCTTCAGTTGTTTAAGGAGCGGAGATCCCTTCAGGGGCCCCTTTGATGTACCCACTCCTTAAAAGGTGGGGCACTTTTTTCGCCTGGACTGGATAAGTGCAACAACATCTGGGCCCATCTAAATTGTTTGCCTTGTGTCTCTTTCACTCTTTCTTAGAGAGCTGTATAGGGAAGAGAGCCGACACCCTAACTGGATTTCATCCAGAATCCTTCACTTGGCCATCCTTCTTACTTTCGTCAGCTCACGTGGAGTTGGTATTTAACACTCATAAATATTGGAACACAGCAGATGTTTCTGATCAAGGCTATCTTGAAACCAGAACAAGTGAGTAGTGAATAGCTTCCTGATGAGAGAAAAATCTTTCTCAGACTTCTTGTTCTCTTGTACAGAGAACTCTACAATATCTTATCTTGGCCAGATTAGAAGAGTAGGAAGAGTAAAGTAGGGTTGGTTGGTCGTTGGTTGGGACTTGTGTCTACTCTACTGCATTGAGCCAGTTGCTGCTTCCTCTGTCAAACGATCCCCTTCCAACAGACAGATTCAGATGACTAGAGGCCAAATGTCTTCCTGTCAAATTGACAATTGAATTTGGAGACAAGAAAGATATTAGTTGATGAAGGCTCTGACAGTTAGATTGCATAAGCCAATGGCAATTGCTCCTCAAATCAGAGCAGCCATGAGGATTTTATGCAAAACTATTCCGCCAAATCCGTTCCTGAGCATTGAACCCAACATGCTAGAAAAGTACGCTATTGACATTTCTACGTTCGTTCAACGAGTCTCGGGAGGGGTTCCGTTTCAGTTTTGTCTTCATCcatcaaaaaaggcaaatgatGTCGTCATTTGACCAAGGATTGTTGCCAAGAATGCCAGATGAACATGGCCTGCCAAGAGCCATTAGCTTACCATTGACTGCATGAAACTGGAAATAGGCTCGTGAGCAAAGCATGACACAGCAATTAAAAGCCAATTccgacaaatttgaacttgcccAGACTTGAGGACTTTTTTTAAGCTGGGGACCCCAATTATAACAAGTTTTCTCCATTCTGGATGCGAACTCACGTTCGTTAAGTGAGACAACATTCACTCTGAACCTGTAGTTCTCGAATGGGACCCGTGTTTAACAGAGGTCGAAGAGTTAATCGACAAATTCCTTACCCTAGACGCTATATATTTGCCCTTCTTAAACATGTGGTCAGTTTGATTATTAGAAAGACCCTTAGGTCAAATGTGCTCCGGAAGTGTTGGGCCTCGTATACAAATGAGCAACATGAGAGTTCTGAGGGATctctaaaaaatattttaacatAAATGAATTCTGTGATTCCAGATACGCTCTAATTTTAAGATAGGACAATAATATTTCCAGTAAAGGTCCATAAATCCGCAAATGATTACCAAAAAAGGACattgttcaatcaaaaaagaacCACCAAAAATACATTTCGACAATTGAGGAGAAACCATATTTCAATCAGTGCTACGAAAACAGCAGATTTAAGTGAGGAGGTCATTAAGGTATGTGATGCAATTTTACATTCTAAAGTGATCGGGGTTCCATTAAGTTCcacttgaaacaaaatgtgtcggtttttttcttcttctaacAATCAGACTTACGAATATTGATCCCTAGCGTCTAATCCCTAATCCACGATCAATAACCGGTAAAAAAGTAAGGAATAATGATTATCCCTCTAACACGGATTCGGAAATAGTGTAGGAGATCAAACAATCTTTCGATTTGGCTACATCCAATCGGAATTAATTGGTCCTCAGCTTTGTCTGCAAACTCATTGAGCTCCCTCCAAGCATGATACACAAAAGATGACTTCGCAGTTGGATCCGCCCTTCGATAAACGATATCCAACTTGAGATTCAGCTCAGAGATCCGGTCAGCCAACATCAATTGATTGCCAATCGACGCGAGCTCATTGGTATTCATACCCAGAAGCAGGGCCCGTTTCAGTCAGTTTTCTCTGCGATGATGGCAGAAGTATAACGGTAATTATGGCACCCCTGGGCGTAAAACTAAACGTGGCGGATGGCATCAGCTGGTGCGAGATACACTCCATCAACCGTCCAAGAAACTCCAAGTGCCCCACAAATCACACTCAATGTAGGCATAAACAAAAGGTACGATAGGAGACATGCTAATTGACGTTGCATCCAAATCGgtcaaccaccaccaacaacaactacaacaacatcaactacCTACGGGTGTGATTATTTTCCTCTGTCACGCTCATCCCaggatgtgtgtgtgtgtgtatgcgtGTGTCGTTGAAATATGAGCCGATTAAGAGCTGTGATTAAAACGCCAAACTGTCGATCGACCGCGCGTTCTTTGGCTCATAAAAAAGAAGCGGGTTTCATATCTTGCCGTTGATCGCTAATATGGCATATATATCGAGTTCTTCGACACACTATGACTGCCACCTCCGGGCACACTTGTTCCCTTCTCACGTTTGAGTCTGAAGCTTTGGCATCCACGAGAAAAGGAAGGAACCCTTCATGATGCCAGATTTGGTGAGGACTTGCTTCCACCTTCCAGGCATAAATATTCAGAGGCAAGTAATCCGAAAATAGAAGAGCCAGAACTATGCCAAATCAGACGgttttatgcaaaaaaaaaatacgcaAGAGCCAAAGACAACGAACATGGCTCCTGGCATGTTGAAAATTCCGACTTCCATTTCAAAGCATGGTAAGCTCATACCCGTACGTACATGAGGTGGCGACGAGGGTTGACATATTGTTCTGGATGATCTCCATTACCGTATTGGAATCGACCCAATCGACCCAAGCCAATAGTTGCCCTGGACTTAATGGTGGCTGTCTCAAGATCTTTGAAGGCAACAACTTCACTTTAGTGACTGAGGAATTTGAGCCCAACTGGTTTGTATGAGCGCCCGACTAAAAGTGGGTCTTTGTGATGTGCTCAAACCATCGACAATATTTGAGCTGTGGGAACAAATGCAAATGGCTATCGGTGGCATTTAAGAGTGGTTTTGAGTGTGGCAGGATGTCCTTTTAGTCCGTACCCTGacacctttttttttcaagactgAACCTGACCACGAACAACAACACTTACACACACAAAATcgtctttgttctttttttcgaatCTGGTCATACCGGTATCATTATAATGGTGGTGGTTTGGCGGTAGAAATAGGGAGTGCATGGCCATTATTATGGACACTGGGCAGTAATATCCAGTGTCACGCATTGCCAAGTaacattttgggacaaaaagaATTCGGGAGGCTCAACCCGTTATTGGATTGACATTCTCCAATTGGAAAAGGGATCGGGTGTTTTGAGTTGATAAGGAGAGAAACATGGCTTTTAACTGATACATCCCGACAGATATGACTTCCAAGTAGGATGATGCATTTTcatacaaatcaaagttgaCCTTTTCTTGTTGAAGCCCTTTTTGAATCAGACTGACAAGAGGTAGGGCTGAGAATCATAATCAGCCATGAATATTCAGAATGTGACTCTGAATCTACTTCAAAGGACCTGCCATTTCACCCTAAAATGTCATTGGACCAGGCGTGGAACCGTGAATGGAAGCACAACTCCATTTGCAACTAACGGATCACACATAAAACCCTTGGCTTCAAATACCAGTTAGCAATGCATACTGATACCTTGTTTTTCTCTCGACAAACCGATGATGATATTGATGGCCTGAAATCGATCCAGACTTACCGAGCTCCTGTAGAGTGCTGATATGGTGTACTTTCTTGGTGTTGAGTCTTCGATTATTTTCTTCACGCTCCTTCACGATGGAAGTGAGTTCATTATCCACGGCATGGACTTCTTGTTCGAGTTCACGAACCTGCGCCAGACGAGACTTGATCGAATTGGGTGAGGAATGGCTGATGTCCTTCAGGCTCTTTTGAAGGTTCTCCACCTGGAAGACAAGCAGGAAAGGGATGATGAATCAAATGGGGAATGAATATATGGACGCCCATCTGGATCAAAATGAGCGATCAAAATCTTCATTCATCGGTTCTTTATCATGTCATTAAGATGAGGACCAATGAGGACGGACGTCTTCATTTCCTGGACAGGGAGAGGTGTCCATTTCCCAACGAGCAATCAAGATCAGACAGGACTGAGTTCATGTCAGCCAAACTAGAAGTACTCTCAGTATGATGTGACAGACTTCAAACTGGTCTactttttttgtactttgCACGAGTGTGCGCATGAGCTTAGTTATTCTGCTGTGCGAGTCTTTGGCCACAGTCGTCTTTCTGGTTAGTTCCACAACAAAGCGACCACTTCCCTTCATCCCAATGAACAATTCACTATAGTTTTAGAGCCCGTTCTTCACGTTTTACCCAATATTTCATTGCAGAACCTGGACTGGCTACTAGTTTGACTTGTCTGCACTTTTATGCTCTGAGACCAAAAAAGCATCCAGAGGACTCACAAACGCCCGGGGAGACTGCCAATACACATAAGACGTACAATGTTTTTTATGACAGGATGACTTGTGCAATACAACACctcaatattttgtttcaaaatgacattaaGCAACTCCTGTTTTGAATACAGGCGTGGTCCAGATGGCTTAAGATGTTCTCGTCTGGGTTGCAAATCGATCATAGGCTTTTGGGAGTTGGATATAGTAGTAGGCAGTGTCTCAATTTGCTTCATTAAGGGTTGTTCGAACAAGCGATGGAACGAAGGTGTACAATGTAGTTTAGTAAGTACAGCAAGTAGTGCAGTAGAAGGTGCATGTCGTATGTGAGTTCGAGTACGTGTCCCACATTTCGCTTTAACTCGAGGATTGGGGCCATCACGCATGAGGGGTTTTGTTTGGCAGTTCAAAGGAGAACCTATTTACACAAAACCTGCATGGTAATGCCTTAAATGTGTACGGAAATGTcatcatcattgaaaagaagacaaaaaacacACACCCCGATAGATTGAGGGTCTTATATGCGAAATGTGTTTTATTCCCTCAAGAATACCTTCTCATGACTTGGAGGTGTGTCCAGGGTCAATATTGTGCGTCTGTGTGTCTTGGACCTTTTCCCTGGTGTTTACCAACCTTGAGACTCATTAATATTTGTCTTTGGAGCCCCTTCAAGGGCCATTGGCACTCATTAAGAATACGATCTATCGCTCTATTAGCTGTCCATAAACACGACATTCCTCGTGTTGCAAAACATTCAAGTACAACACAGGGATAAATGTATTTAGGGGTATGTACACAATATGGCGCGTAGCCGCGTACCCAATACCACCTCCCCTCTTCCCCTTGTAATCACTAGATTTGAAGGATATTGAGATTGGGACAAGCATCAAGGTTGCCGAGAACAAACGCAATCCAACGTCATCGACTAGGAAACAATGTCCAATCCATTATGTCGCCCCAATGACGGAGGTAAGAAACTCTGAATGTTGTCAGACCACATATTTtggattgaggggaagacgCACTTGACGAGGCCAGTCAGTCATTCGACTAACTCGAACCTCTTCCATTGACTAACAATCAAGTCTCAGGTACAACTGAACGTGTGGATCATGAGCACGAGATGTAATGAGAGAATTGGCAGACGgattgtcaaaaatatcttcattCAAGATTGTCACGCGGGAGTGAGACGGACGAAAAGACGCATTTGAATGTGAATCACGTCCCTGGAATCGTGACGTCACAAGCACAACAAACAGCACGCTACTCTAACTTGACCCCTGCTGTTTCAAGGCATGAGAGACGTGCCACAAAATCAAGTCTCCCAGGCACACCATCCCTCTGTTTTTGGTGGATTTGAAGTATTTTGTTGTCGTTTGTGTGTGTTTAAGGGTCAAGACCAACTCTTGAGATCTCTTTGACTGAGATATGCCAACAATTTCGAGGTGTGTGGAAGAAATAGCAAGAGTCTCGCTTCTATCGTTTAAAAGggctctttttttggttttggttcgTTAGAATCTGCGTGTCGTCTGTTTGattgaaactcattttttggaGGGCGTGGGCGTTGAAGAAATGTAAGCGACCACTTCTTTGTGGCTGCCAAGAGACACTCTTAGCCGCAAAGAAAGATCTGATCAGACAGTTAATAGGTCGTCGTCCTCTCCAGACTCATCGTCACCATCTCTATACGAAGGACCACGTGGAATTGGCgagcataaaaaaaaattttaaaTGGCATTTTTTAAAGTCCCTTTGCACTTTAACATTTTGATGATACGATTGCCTTTGGGCTGCCCGTCCCAAGACGAACGGCCTTGGACAAAGGGAAATGACTTTATCGGCTGCCGATGTTGTTCGAAGGGATTTACAAGAACATCAATGAAATAAAGAGGAAGGACGCAAATTTTGAGCATCCATCCGTCTGGATCTGCCCATTTCCTGTGGTTTTGCCGCCCAAAGGGCAACAATGctaaagaacaagaaagattGGCAAACACACAACAAGAAGCCAGCTCTACGTTAGGACCAgagaaaatggcaaagatATCACTAATGAGCAACTGGTGTGGGTGTCTACTGTCGAAAGGTAAGGCCCATTTTGTCATGGAGTTGCCCAGGATAGAACGAGTTTCAGGAAAGATAACTTTGTCACAAACACCGTCATTAATCTTACTTGAAATGAGCCAacgtttcattttgtttttgttttgtgccCTTCATTTTCCTTACAAATAATCGGGACTTCCCTGAAGATGATGCTGACACTTCTATTCTTGAGTTCCGTTTCATTGACGTTGGTGTGTTGTCAGGGAAGAACTTGTAGGAGAGGGCTCAAAAAGATGATCCTCCTGCTGCTTAGTTGGTCTTTTGTAAGGGCTCTCGCCAAGTTTTAGAAATTCCTCTCGAAATTTCTGCTCACTTAGAAATGGCGTTTGTGAAGTAGTGTTTCTTGGATCTTCTCAAGAGATCCAACGACCGATAGGTTGCAGATCCAGTAATAAGAGCTTGAGTACGGTAACTTTAACAAAAAACAGTCGTGACTGGTATTTATCGAGGCCCAATCTTCAAGCCTACCAGGTACCGAATAGGTAGCACTTCATGTCCGGAGTTGCTAGAAATGAGCTTATTTAGACCAGGGCACGGAAAAGCGCtcattatcatcttcattcttCAAGATTATGTTGAATGCATACGGCTTCTTTCCCGAttagaacaagaaaaactACTTGCCTTGGGTATCTagcaaaatttgtttactaGGAGAACAAATGCCTTGCCAAGACTGAGCTCCACTATCCCTTCTCTCAATAGtggtgatcatcatcatcatcatagtgATAATAAGAATAATAATGATAGTAATACCAACAGCTTGTGAAGTTCCTTGGCATTGGAATCGAGCCTGGCCAATGTATGTTTTCGTGTTTGGTGCATGCATTTGTCGCCAGAGGCACTCTTTAGTGACCGTCCTATGCAATGCATGTTGATACACTCGGAGAGTGATTTGCGATGGTCAAAATGCCTGGGACGAACCAcactcaaaaatgaataaatctgTGGACCAGTTTGGTTTGGTCGAAGGGTAGAGCAGAAGAAGCTTGAAGTGGGAATTGCCCACGGGCTCTCTAATTTggcttcaagatcaaaatgaaaataaaacaaacgGCCATCCTTTTGGATTGGGATACAGTTTATGCGAGAGAAAGACGAATTGATTAATCTGGGCTATCAAGCTCGGTATTCTGTCTTCAGATACTGTTTTCGTGTGCTTGTTCGGATCTATGTCTTCAATGGACTTTGAGTAAGTTTCCGTCCTTTCAACTTGGTATTGATTGCATGAAAAGATCTGAAGGTTCTTGTAGATGAAAATGCTAATTTTGGTATTTTACAATCGAACCGACTGCAATTGACGAACAGATTACATCGCCATGTATCAAGTTGTGCTTGGACACACACTGTATATTGAAGCTCAACGATGTTGGTTAGAATGCCCATTGCTTTTGGTACCCATTCCAAGGCATATCCAAAAGCCCGTTTTTGTAACAGCATCCCTCAAACAAAGGATTCTTTTTCCCTGCATTCatacttgaaaataaaagaaaaccaagCCACATTAGAAAAAGGCATCATCCATATGTTTGTCTAAATTAATGGTCCATCGTTTCCGTGTTGACTAGTCCAGTGTGAAAAAAGCATGATGATTGACCACAAATATGAACTACACACGTTTATCCTTGGACGAGAACTGCTACTGGAATGCCACTTCCcattctccatctgtggggTTCCGCTTTCCGGTTTGGGTAATGCAAAAATGAGCCTCGGGTGTGTTGGCaaggttggttgttggtttcTTCTTTGTCCTACTGATTTGTGTCCTTATCAGATAACTCAATCTCATCTCgagctctttttttcaaggataaAAATCTTTGGTCAagccagagaaaaaaaaagtgtttcttGAAATACACGAATCGTGTTTGACATTTTAAAGCAGAACGATCCAATGCGAGGGCTTTGTGAGTTGGATCACGAGGGTCAACCTTGCATCCATGCAATGACTCCCTTTTTCTTCCCATTGATAACACCACATTAGGGGGGTCAAATTTAACGCACTTGGGTTTGAATCGAGATTGGCTGGGTGACTGGTACCTTCGAACTCCACCTAGAGTTACTTGGTTGTCATCTCGGCGACTTggatcgaagaaaaaaaaaacgacgaTGATAACAGGCCTCGAAAATTGATTGACCACATAGAACGCCTTGAACAGCAAAGGAGGCAACCACCAATTCAGAAGATTGGACAGAGAACCATGGGACCGAGTCGGTTGCCTTGCGGGACTCCTTTAGACGAACGATAATGGGCCGGTCGTTTGGTctgtcggtcggtcggttgtCCTTCTCGAATTAGCCTCAAAGTTTGGACAGAGTTGATCTTAGACAGGAAAGAATGCGCATTGAAGAAACATTGGAATGAGGATCAACAGATGCTCCTATTAATCAATGTCACAGATCCTCAAATTCTCTCAAAATACACTTTCCGAAAAGAATGGCAATATGTCAATGGGGTATAGGAGTACGCTATGCCCAGGGTTGGAAGTTTCTGGTCGGCCCATTCTTCAGGGTCCCTCGTTTGAAGGTAGGTGTTGTCGCACCTTCTCGTAAAGTTGGGAGCTCAAGACTAAAGAGCTCTTGTAAGAGACTTCTTCTTTGGGCGAAGGAGGACAAGTGTTAATTAGGTTAAGTGCTTCGGTGTCTATCTCCTCACTCCATTCAGAATGACTCATTGGTCGAGGGCCACCCTGGCCAAAGATCATGATAATACAATGCTTGCGTTCCTCTATTTTGATTGGAGTTGTTTCGTGTAAATGGTGCTCAGAGCCGGTTTTGATTCTCCGGGTCTACAAACCAGACTCGGCAAGGACGAGGTCAAGAGGATCGACCAAAATAGCACATATTTAATCCCCGATTATTGCAGAATTTGAAGCCAGAGGTTTCCCACCAAAACCTCAttaaattgtcaatcaatcgCCCGAGTGTTAGGT
This genomic interval from Tigriopus californicus strain San Diego chromosome 6, Tcal_SD_v2.1, whole genome shotgun sequence contains the following:
- the LOC131881742 gene encoding type-2 histone deacetylase 1-like → MDSPRTTGSSALCEEVSSCSSIPSPISSLRSSPSEDNMASLKSVGPTIIKLGAPSDTQPNGTTAIISTSSRSSSVASSGASTASVSSKAPGPYQPVATTTTGVNLNQALALAANKWDREQRHQDQEVTRKLTVLRQRKISAVLKVENLQKSLKDISHSSPNSIKSRLAQVRELEQEVHAVDNELTSIVKEREENNRRLNTKKVHHISTLQELGLLGNDTGASSDGNSVKWRSEMDLQGSPESFTSLGGGSNRASPLRKVSPPFPFAAAKFLAESRIRSGSDPALTLKKATNGSLKKSNNNKNNTTTTTNTNTNTSTSGSNQDENKKPFSSMIRKSVQAQVKSSPDSSPRAGRRNPLRMLSNAIDFRGKRRNQRPKSVECGRDYIHDHPTGSKLTHNPKGINSVSTSDLVIATPTSPRLLKAHELDDIFGMGVSRHSLPNLDPLDIQEAMTRVHGEQSIKGQSSVSGYATNPRPYKIKQNPHNLPPLENRNSAPEIVVTAHVNGNAGRRGQGGLEERINRAKARVQSGFNHFGSGPNLGSTACPIPLHGPKPKLSSRFQSAQKLNSKFLNNFSNSVKRSRTFNISDVQEELATLGLSKTLPRKHKTRKTSNKSGRHSVESSPENGAAYSYGSSTMSFDSSSTASSRKSSNSSTNNEEASSSRNFDSYSSASSSTTNQNLRTEVSEQALAEIAAWEMFAQNYFSKLEESNPNTPNDVSLTIRRVESGQDREISGTKPPRKLSTVEIKDLEI